CGAAGGCCTCGGCGGTCTGCACGGCGCGGAGCATGGTGGAGGACCAGGTGGCGTCGATGGGCTCCAGGGCCAGCCAGGCGGCGGCCCGCCGCGCCTGTTCCAGGCCGATCTCGTTCAGGTGGGGATCGGAGGAGGTCTCCATCCGGGCGGGGCGTCCGTGGCGGACCAGGATAAGCTCCATGGCGTCTCTCCGTTCAGGTGGGGGGTGGGCCTAGCGCCCGCCTGTGGATCCAAAGCCCCCGGCGCCGCGGTCGGTGGCGTCAAGGGCGTCCACCTCGCGCCAGGCGGCCTGGACGACGGGAGCGATGACCAGCTGGGCGATCCGATCGCCCCGGCGGATCACGAAGTCCTCTTCGCCTAGATTGACCAGCAGGACCTTCAGCTCACCGCGATAATCCGCATCGATCGTGCCGGGGGCGTTGGCGACGGTCACGCCGGACTTCAGCGCCAGGCCCGAGCGCGGCCGCACCTGGGCCTCGAAGCCGTTCGGCAGGGCGAAGGCCAGGCCGGTGGGAACGGCGGTCCGGGCGCCAGGGCGCAGGACCAGGGCCTCGTCCTCGGGCACCGCGGCCCTCAGGTCCATTCCCGCCGCCCCGGCGGTCTCGTAGGCCGGCAGGGGCAGGTCCGGATTGTGCGCCAGGCGCAAGATATCGACGACAGGGGTCACGGGGCGCCTCCGGAAAGGGCGGCGGCGATCCGGCTGGCGAGGCGGCGGGCGACCTCCGCCTTGGGCGCCTCTTCCCAGCGCTCGATCCCCTCGCCGGTGACGATGGAGACGGTGTTCTCGGTTCCGCCCATGACGCCGGGCCGGGATACGTCGTTGGCGACGATCCAGTCGCAGCCCTTGCGCGCCAGCTTGGCCCGGGCGTGGTCCTCGACGGTCTCGGTCTCGGCGGCGAAGCCGATGACCAGGGTCGGGCGATCAGCGCCCCGGGACAGGGTGGCGAGGATGTCGGGATTCTCCACCAGCCGGATCTCGGGCGGCGGCGCCCCTGCGACCTTCTTGGTCTTGCCCGAGGCGACCTCCGCCGGGCGCCAGTCGGCCACGGCGGCGACGCAGACGGCGATGTCGGCGGGCAGGGCGGCCTCGCAGGCGGCCAGCATCTCCCGCGCCGTCTCGACGTCCACCCGGCGGACGCCCGCCGGCGTGGGCTCGGCCACCGGGCCGGCCACCAGGGTGACGTCGGCGCCCAGGGCGGCGAGGGCGCCGGCGATCGCGAAGCCCTGCTTGCCGCTAGAGCGGTTCGTCAGTACACGGACGGGATCAACGGGTTCGGCGGTGGGCCCTGC
The sequence above is a segment of the Phenylobacterium parvum genome. Coding sequences within it:
- the dut gene encoding dUTP diphosphatase, with the protein product MTPVVDILRLAHNPDLPLPAYETAGAAGMDLRAAVPEDEALVLRPGARTAVPTGLAFALPNGFEAQVRPRSGLALKSGVTVANAPGTIDADYRGELKVLLVNLGEEDFVIRRGDRIAQLVIAPVVQAAWREVDALDATDRGAGGFGSTGGR
- the coaBC gene encoding bifunctional phosphopantothenoylcysteine decarboxylase/phosphopantothenate--cysteine ligase CoaBC; protein product: MSDRRVLLIVGGGIAAYKCLELVRLLRGRGVAVRPVLTEAGSKFVTPLSLAALCEDKVHTDLFSLTDEAEMGHIRLSRSADLVVVAPATADLMARAAAGLANDLATTLLLATDTPVMMVPAMNVRMWTHPATQRNVKTLQSDGVRLVGPEVGDMACGETGPGRMAEPATICAAILEALSGAPDRPLAGRRALVTAGPTAEPVDPVRVLTNRSSGKQGFAIAGALAALGADVTLVAGPVAEPTPAGVRRVDVETAREMLAACEAALPADIAVCVAAVADWRPAEVASGKTKKVAGAPPPEIRLVENPDILATLSRGADRPTLVIGFAAETETVEDHARAKLARKGCDWIVANDVSRPGVMGGTENTVSIVTGEGIERWEEAPKAEVARRLASRIAAALSGGAP